The region TGTTTGTGAGGATTATGAGCTTATGATGATCTGCAAAGTTATCGGCAATGTATGGGCTACCCGTAAAGAGGACACTTTAAGCGGACTGAAATTGATGGTCGTTCAACGGCTTGATGTCGCTAATAAAAGCGGCGAAGAAATTTTTGTTGCCGTTGATTGCGTTGGAGCAGGTATCGGAGATGAAGTGCTGGTTACAACCGGCAGCTCAGCGCGTAAGGCTCTCGATAATCAGGATGCCCCTGTCGACGCATCCATTGTAGGTATCATTGACGAAGTTCAGGCTCAAATAAGCGAAACATCTGCAGACGTAGTAAGCGTTCAGGGTAAGGACTAAATCATGGATACGCTGGGCATTGTGGAGAGTAGAACTATCGCCGCTGGAGTCGAACTGGCGGATATAATGATGAAAGTTGCGGACGTTGAACTGGTTCGCGCCTCCACTATCTGTTCAGGTAGATACATGATCTATGTTTCCGGCGACCGTGAGGCTGTCGCAACCAGTGTACTGGCTGCTCAGGAATCGGGTCGTTCACTTTCAGGCAGTTTTGTTATTTCGCAGATTTCTCCTCAAGTGATGGAAGTGCTTCGAAAAGACGCTGTCATTGATGAAGTGAATGCGCTTGGTGTTATTGAATGCCGCAATGTTTCTTCTGGAGTAATGGCGGCTGACAATGCCGTTAAAAGATCAGCTATTCAGCTTGCGCGCCTTGTTTCCGGTCAGGGCATAAACGGTAAATCATATTTCGTAATGAGCGGAGATGTCGCTTCTGTTGAAGAAGCTGCAGAAGCTGCAAAGGAAGTTTTAGGTAAAAATCTTGTTGAGGCGGTTGTTATCCCCAGACCACACGCCTCGGTTGTAAGAGCTCTTATAAAAGGGGTGAGGTAAAACATGAAAAAAATACTTGTTGAAGTGGGCAACCTCGAGTCCTTCATTTGTCAAGACAGGGCCAAGATCTATGTTGATAACAACATGATCTTGACTCCCGGCGCAAAGGACGAGCTCAGCAAAAGAAAAATTGAAATTGTTCGTGGTTCAAAACCGGAAACACCCGCCTGTGAAGCCACAGAGCAGGGTACAGATGGTTTTGAAAGATTTGTTCTGACTGTCGCAGTTATGCTGAAAGAGCAGTTCGGAATTGATGACCCGAAACAGTTGCAGATTCTTAGCTATCAAGTTGCTAAGACCGTTAAAGAAAACATTTAAGTATATTAAGTTATAAGGAGGATACCATGATGAATGCACTTGGAATGGTTGAAACAAAAGGTTTGGTTGGAGCTGTTGAAGCTGCTGATGCTATGGTTAAAGCTGCTAACGTTAATCTTGTTGGACGTGAGCAGGTCGGTGGTGGACTGGTAACTGTTATGGTTCGTGGTGATGTTGGAGCAGTAAAGGCTGCTACAGACGCTGGTGCTGCCGCTGCAGAGAAAGTTGGCGAATTGCTGAGTGTTCATGTAATCCCTCGCCCTCACAGCGAAGTAGAGCTGATTCTCCCTAAATGCTGCAACAAATAGAGATAGATACAGTGCGGGACACAGGCTGTACAAAATGTTTGCGTCCCTTTTTTTCGCATGTTCAACCGAACATCTAAGTAATTAATGCCGTAACGAAAGCTAAATAAATTTTAAAGAGTATTGGATTAATTGGAGACTCGGGTGACACAATTCTACGGTAAGACAAAAATCTGCTATGGCACAGACGCTCTGGAGAATCTTGAGCATTTGCAGGCAAAGCATGCTTTTATTGTTACTGATGCTTTTATGGTTAAAGTCGGGTTTGCAGATAGGGTTAAGAGTCATCTTGATCGTAACGGTATCTCATGCACTGTTTTTGATGCAGTTGAGTCCGATCCTTCATTGGAAACTGTGACAAAAGGCGCAAAACTTTTTCTTCAGAATAAAGCGGATCTTATTATAGCTCTTGGT is a window of Desulfovibrio sp. UCD-KL4C DNA encoding:
- a CDS encoding BMC domain-containing protein, with protein sequence MMNALGMVETKGLVGAVEAADAMVKAANVNLVGREQVGGGLVTVMVRGDVGAVKAATDAGAAAAEKVGELLSVHVIPRPHSEVELILPKCCNK
- a CDS encoding EutN/CcmL family microcompartment protein, with translation MMICKVIGNVWATRKEDTLSGLKLMVVQRLDVANKSGEEIFVAVDCVGAGIGDEVLVTTGSSARKALDNQDAPVDASIVGIIDEVQAQISETSADVVSVQGKD
- a CDS encoding BMC domain-containing protein: MDTLGIVESRTIAAGVELADIMMKVADVELVRASTICSGRYMIYVSGDREAVATSVLAAQESGRSLSGSFVISQISPQVMEVLRKDAVIDEVNALGVIECRNVSSGVMAADNAVKRSAIQLARLVSGQGINGKSYFVMSGDVASVEEAAEAAKEVLGKNLVEAVVIPRPHASVVRALIKGVR